One genomic region from Gossypium hirsutum isolate 1008001.06 chromosome D13, Gossypium_hirsutum_v2.1, whole genome shotgun sequence encodes:
- the LOC107932089 gene encoding palmitoyl-acyl carrier protein thioesterase, chloroplastic-like produces MVATAATSSFFPVTPSPDSSDSKKKRLGNGSINLGGIKSKTSSGNLQVKANAQAPPKINGTKVVTPLAEVFKNEDGVSFHPPRTFINQLPDWSMLLAAITTVFLAAEKQWMMLDWKPKRPDMLIDPFGIGKIVQDGLVFRQNFSIRSYEIGADQTASIETVMNHLQETALNHVGSAGLLVDGFGSTPEMCKKNLIWVVTRMQVVVDRYPTWGNVVQVDTWVSASGKNCMRRDWLVRDSKTGEVLTRASSIWVMMNKVTRRLSKMPEEVRGEIEPYFMNSEPVVAEDGRKLVKLDDSSAEFVQKGLTPRWSDLDVNQHVNNVKYIGWILESAPLPILETHELSSMTLEYRKECGRDSVLQSLTAVSDNGTDEIECQHLLRLEGGSEVMRGRTQWRPKNAKISGNVGQIPADTA; encoded by the exons atGGTTGCTACTGCTGCTACATCCTCATTCTTTCCGGTCACTCCATCTCCTGACTCCTCTGACTCGAAAAAGAAAAGGCTTGGAAATGGATCAATTAACCTCGGAGGTATCAAGTCGAAAACTTCTTCTGGAAACTTGCAAGTCAAGGCAAATGCTCAAGCCCCTCCAAAAATAAACGGAACCAAAGTCGTTACACCTCTGGCGGAAGTTTTCAAGAACGAAGATGGTGTCAGTTTCCATCCTCCGAGGACGTTTATCAATCAATTGCCTGATTGGAGCATGCTTCTTGCTGCTATCACAACCGTTTTCTTGGCTGCTGAGAAGCAGTGGATGATGCTTGATTGGAAGCCGAAGCGACCTGACATGCTTATTGATCCATTTGGTATAGGAAAGATTGTTCAGGATGGTCTTGTTTTCCGTCAGAACTTCTCGATTAGGTCTTATGAGATAGGTGCTGATCAGACAGCTTCCATAGAGACAGTAATGAATCATTTACAG GAAACAGCACTTAATCATGTTGGAAGTGCTGGACTGCTTGTAGATGGTTTTGGTTCAACCCCAGAGATGTGCAAGAAGAATCTAATATGGGTAGTCACTCGGATGCAAGTCGTGGTTGATCGCTATCCTACTTG GGGTAATGTTGTTCAAGTAGATACTTGGGTCAGTGCATCCGGAAAGAATTGCATGCGAAGGGATTGGCTTGTAAGAGATAGTAAAACTGGTGAAGTTCTAACAAGAGCTTCAAG TATCTGGGTGATGATGAATAAAGTGACTAGAAGGTTATCTAAAATGCCAGAAGAGGTCCGAGGGGAAATAGAACCTTATTTCATGAATTCCGAACCTGTTGTTGCCGAGGATGGCCGTAAATTAGTGAAACTCGATGACAGCAGTGCAGAATTTGTACAAAAAGGTTTAACT CCTAGATGGAGTGATTTGGATGTCAACCAGCATGTCAATAATGTGAAGTACATCGGCTGGATCCTCGAG AGTGCTCCATTGCCAATCTTGGAGACTCATGAACTATCCTCTATGACACTGGAGTATAGGAAGGAGTGTGGTAGGGACAGCGTGCTGCAGTCACTAACTGCTGTCTCCGACAATGGTACCGATGAGATCGAGTGCCAGCACTTGCTTCGTCTCGAAGGCGGGTCCGAGGTCATGAGAGGGAGGACCCAATGGAGGCCTAAGAATGCCAAAATTTCTGGGAATGTGGGTCAGATTCCAGCTGATACTGCCTAG
- the LOC107932057 gene encoding serine/threonine protein phosphatase 2A 57 kDa regulatory subunit B' kappa isoform: MIKQILRKLPRKSQKSDSLDSAGNDSDNHASNSDDGVQCTNFGNKISSRLRVVKRVSSAVFPASIMAGVEAVEPNLSFNNVSNPQKPNLFISKLNLCCEACNSSDPDKGTAEQDLKRRTLIELVDFVSSGSAKFNEAAIAAMCKMCAINLFRVFPPKYRSNTASGEADDEEPMFDPAWSSLQLVYDLFLQFISYSSLDAKVAKKYIDQPFILRLLDLFESEDPRERVCLKTILHRIYGKFTVHRPFVRKAVSNIIYTFVFETERHNGIAELLEIFGSIISGFAVPLKEEHKMFLCRVLIPLHKPKSVGVYHQQLTYCVVQFIDKDPKLANSVITGLLKYWPVTNSQKELMFISESEEILEMISMTEFQKIMVPLFRRIACCLNSFHYQVAERAHMLWNNEHVLNLIKHNRQVIFPLIFPALERNSRNHWHQTVLNLTKNTRKMLSEIDDELTLACERKLEEENSQSNEASEKRKLTWERLELAAGFEPAAANFVPPLKPATCSVAC; this comes from the exons ATGATCAAACAAATTCTAAGAAAACTCCCACGCAAGTCGCAAAAATCTGACTCGTTAGATTCAGCTGGAAATGATTCAGACAACCATGCTTCTAACTCGGATGATGGAGTTCAATGTACAAATTTTGGGAATAAAATATCAAGTCGATTACGTGTGGTTAAACGGGTGTCCTCAGCTGTTTTTCCTGCTAGCATTATGGCTGGAGTGGAGGCGGTTGAGCCAAATCTGTCTTTCAATAATGTTTCAAATCCACAGAAACCGAACCTGTTTATCAGTAAATTGAACCTCTGCTGCGAGGCTTGTAATTCTAGTGATCCTGATAAAGGTACTGCCGAGCAAGATCTTAAACGGCGAACATTGATAGAGCTTGTTGATTTTGTTTCTTCGGGGTCTGCAAAGTTCAATGAAGCAGCAATTGCTGCAATGTGTAAAATGTGTGCTATTAACCTGTTCCGAGTTTTTCCACCTAAATATCGGTCCAATACCGCTAGTGGTGAAGCTGACGATGAAGAACCAATGTTTGATCCCGCCTGGTCCAGTTTACAACTCGTATATGATCTATTTCTTCAGTTTATCAGTTACAGTTCTCTTGATGCAAAGGTCGCAAAAAAGTACATAGATCAGCCTTTTATTTTGAGATTACTTGACCTATTTGAGTCCGAGGATCCCCGGGAAAGAGTCTGTTTGAAAACAATCCTGCATAGGATTTATGGGAAATTCACGGTGCACAGGCCCTTTGTACGAAAAGCTGTTAGCAATATCATCTATACTTTCGTTTTTGAAACCGAAAGGCATAACGGTATTGCTGAGCTCTTGGAGATTTTCGGAAGTATTATTAGCGGATTTGCTGTACCATTGAAGGAGGAGCACAAGATGTTTCTATGTCGAGTCCTTATTCCTCTACACAAACCGAAATCAGTAGGTGTTTATCATCAACAACTTACATACTGTGTTGTGCAGTTTATCGATAAGGACCCGAAGTTAGCTAATAGTGTGATTACGGGACTGTTAAAGTACTGGCCGGTTACGAATAGCCAAAAGGAGTTGATGTTTATAAGCGAGTCAGAAGAGATTTTGGAGATGATTAGCATGACTGAGTTCCAAAAGATCATGGTTCCACTGTTCCGGCGTATTGCATGCTGCTTAAACAGCTTCCATTACCAG GTGGCTGAACGAGCCCACATGCTATGGAACAATGAGCATGTCCTTAATCTTATCAAGCATAACCGGCAGGTAATTTTCCCTCTCATCTTTCCAGCCCTCGAGCGGAATTCACGGAATCATTGGCACCAAACTGTGCTTAATCTGACAAAAAACACGAGAAAAATGTTGTCTGAGATTGACGATGAGCTCACACTTGCCTGTGAGCGTAAGTTGGAGGAAGAAAATTCCCAGTCAAACGAGGCATCCGAGAAGAGGAAACTAACATGGGAACGCCTGGAACTAGCTGCTGGTTTCGAACCCGCAGCTGCTAATTTCGTTCCTCCTCTAAAACCGGCTACCTGCTCTGTTGCCTGTTAA
- the LOC107932058 gene encoding sodium/pyruvate cotransporter BASS2, chloroplastic, whose translation MAALSRFVVTDTNLHAYEAVIRRRPWSLIPGRRVLSAQLDVRAGISLYGNGWSMQSKPNSPLAALLAPSSIILDSRNSKVKCKAAANVSGDSPTPKGMNQYERIIETLTTLFPVWVTLGAIVGIYKPAAVTWLETDLFTLGLGFLMLSMGLTLTFEDFRRCLRNPWTVGVGFLAQYLIKPMLGFAIATTLKLSAPLATGLILVSCCPGGQASNVATYISKGNVALSVLMTTCSTIGAIVMTPLLTKLLAGQLVPVKAVDLALSTFQVVLVPTVIGVLANEYFPKFTSKIISVTPLIGVVLTTLLCASPIGLVSEVLKTQGAQLIFPVALLHAAAFAIGYWVSKISFGESTSRTISIECGMQSSALGFLLAKKHFTNPLVMVPSAVSVVFMALGGSGLAVFWRNRPIPLDDKDDFKE comes from the exons ATGGCAGCTTTGTCTAGATTTGTCGTCACAGATACCAATCTGCATGCATATGAAGCTGTAATACGTAGAAGACCATGGTCCTTGATTCCTGGAAGAAGGGTACTGTCAGCTCAGCTAG ATGTTAGAGCTGGGATTTCTTTGTATGGAAATGGTTGGTCAATGCAAAGCAAGCCAAATAGTCCCCTTGCTGCTCTTTTAGCCCCTTCCTCCATTATTCTAGATTCAAG GAACTCCAAAGTTAAATGCAAGGCTGCTGCTAATGTTTCCGGAGATAGTCCGACACCGAAAGGGATGAACCAGTACGAGAGAATAATTGAAACTTTGACAACTCTTTTCCCAGTGTGG GTTACCTTGGGAGCTATTGTTGGCATCTACAAGCCAGCTGCG GTAACATGGTTAGAGACAGATCTTTTCACCCTTGGCCTAGGTTTCCTCATGCTTTCAATGGGACTGACATTAACCTTTGAAGATTTCAGACGCTGTCTACGGAATCCATGGACT GTAGGTGTAGGTTTTCTTGCTCAATACCTAATCAAGCCTATGCTAGGATTTGCTATTGCAACG ACACTGAAACTTTCTGCTCCTCTTGCAACTGGTCTTATTTTGGTCTCATGCTGCCCAGGTGGTCAAGCATCAAATGTTGCAACCTATATATCTAAAGGGAATGTGGCACTTTCTGTTCTCATGACAAC GTGTTCAACTATTGGAGCAATAGTTATGACACCACTCCTCACAAAGCTACTTGCTGGTCAGCTTGTTCCTGTGAAAGCTGTA GATCTTGCATTGAGCACTTTTCAGGTTGTGTTAGTTCCAACAGTTATAGGAG TTTTGGCCAATGAATACTTTCCCAAATTCACTTCAAAAATCATCTCAGTGACTCCATTAATCGGAGTTGTTCTGACTACTCTTCTTTGTGCAAGCCCT ATTGGCCTAGTGTCTGAAGTGTTGAAAACCCAAGGAGCTCAGCTAATATTCCCTGTTGCTCTCCTACATGCTGCTGCTTTTGCAATTGGTTATTGGGTTTCTAAAATATCATTCGGTGAATCCACCTCTCGTACCATATCCATTGAATGTGGAATGCAG AGCTCTGCACTTGGTTTCTTGCTTGCCAAGAAACATTTCACTAATCCCCTTGTAATGGTTCCTTCTGCTGTTAGTGTTGTTTTCATGGCG CTTGGAGGGAGTGGCCTGGCTGTTTTTTGGAGGAACCGACCAATTCCTTTGGATGACAAGGATGATTTCAAGGAATGA